The bacterium genome contains the following window.
AAATTGCCCAGCAGCGCCTTCTTGTGGCTGGACGAACGCGAGAGCTGACGGCCCTTATTGAGATGTCTCATTTCTTTTCGAGTTCAGGAGAGAGATACTTATCAACGTCCATGCCGAAGTGCAGGGACTTGGTCTTCAAAATTTCGTTCAATTCGATCAGCGACTTGCGGCCGAAATTCTTGAAACGCAGCATTTCATTTTCATCGCGACGCACAAGATCGGCAATCGTGCGGATCTTCGCTTCCTTCAGACAGTTCGCACTGCGCACCGAAAGCTCAAGATCTTCAACCGGCTTGCGGAGCAGTTTCCGAATCTGCAACGTCTCTTCGTCGATATCTTCGTCGTCGTCCTTCTCAGGCTTCATGTCGAAGTTGATGAAGAGTTGAATATGGTCGCGCATGATGCGGCCAGCACTCGACAGCGCATCTTCCGGCGTAATCGAACCGTCGGTCCAGATTTCAAGGATCAGCTTCTCGTAGTCCGTGCGCTGCCCGACGCGCGTATTTTCGATCGTGTAGGTCACGTTCCGAATCGGCGAATAGATCGCGTCGAGCGGAATCGTTCCAATCGGTGCGTCGGAGGGGCGATTTTCTTCAGCGGGCACGTAGCCGCGACCCTTCTTGATCGTCAGCTCGACCTTCACCTCTGCTTCACTGTTCAGTGTGGCGATGTGATGATCGGGATTCAGAATTTCGAAATCGTTATTGCCGATCTGCAGGTCGCGAGCCGAAAACTCCTTTGGGCCCTTCAGATGAACAAAAATCTTGTCAGGCTTCTTGTTCAGGAGCTTGAAGCGCACACCCTTCAGATTCAGAATCATCTCGGTGACGTCCTCGGAAATGCCGTGGATCGTCGAAAACTCGTGCAGCACGCCGTCAATCTTAAGGGTGACGATAGCCGCACCCTGCAATGATGAAATCAGAACCCGACGGAGGCTGTTGCCAATCGTGACTCCATAGCCACGCTCAAGAGGCTGGACGATGAATTTGCCATAGGTATCTGTATGGGTAGATTCATCAATCTCCACCGCTTCCGGCATCTGGAAGTTCAAACCGTTCATGGGTCTCCTCGAGGAAAAATTAACGCGAGTAGAGTTCGACAACCAACTGTTCGTTGGCTTCGAACGGAATGTCGTTGCGCGCCGGCGGACCGAGGAAGAGACCTTCCATTTTCGCGCGATCGACTTCCAAATTCGGCATCATTTTGCCGTGTGCCGCGAGCTGCATCGCAGAGTGAATCGCTTCCATCTTGCGGGAACGTTCACGTACTTTGATGCGATCGTTTGCCTTGAGGATGTACGAGGGAATATTGACTTTCTTGCCATTCACCTGAAAATGTGCGTGAACCACGAGCTGGCGAGCCTGACGGCGCGTCGCTGCGAAACCCAGACGGTAGACAACATTGTCGAGTCTGCTTTCGAGCATTCCCATCAAGTTTTCGCCGGTAACACCTTTCTGCCGTTGCGCAACCGTGAAGAAACGGTGGAACTGCCGCTCAAGCAATCCGTATGATTCACGGATCTTCTGCTTTTCGAGCAACTGCCGACCGTATTCCGAAATTTTTGCGCGACGGTTACGACCGTGCATCCCGGGAGGATAGCCCTTCTTATCGAACGCCGACTTACCGTTGCGCACACGTTGACCCTTAAGATACAACTGCGCGCCAACGCGGCGACAGATCTTATCCGTGGGACCGCGATTTCTTGCCATAGATTGAAAAGTTTATGAGTTTAGAGATTTGAAAACAACCGATTATACGCGGCGGCGCTTGGGCGGACGACAACCGTTATGCGGCAACGGCGTCACGTCGCGAATTGTAGAAATGGATAAACCCGATGCGGCGATCGCGCGGACGGCACCATCGCGTCCACCGCCCGGACCGCGCACTTCGACAGAAACCTTTTTTAGACCGAGCGCCATCGCGGCTTTGACCGCGTTGTCGGTAGCAAGCTGCGCGGCAAACGGCGTGTTCTTGCGCGAGCCGCGCAAGCCCATCTTGCCGGCCGAAGCCCAGGAAATCGTGTTGCCGTAGTTGTCCGTAACCGTAATCAGCGTGTTATTGAATGAAGACTTGACGTGCACGACGCCCGTGTCTTCAACACGTTCCTTCTTACGCTTACCCTTCTTCTTCGATGTTGCCAAGCTTTATGCTCCGTAAGGAAATCTTAAGTTCGACTGGACGAGGGCGGCCTACTTGCCCTTCTTCTTGACCATCAGGTTCTTCTTGCGGCCCTTGCGCGTACGCGAGTTATTCTTCGTATTCTGACCGCGCACAGGGAGGCCCTTGCGATGGCGCAGGCCGCGATAGCAGCCGACGTCCATCAGGCGCTTAATACTCATCTGGATTTCCGAGCGCAGCGGACCTTCCAGCTTAAGCTCGGCGATAACCGCGCGAATTGCGGCGAGCTCATCGTCGCTTAACTGGTGCGTGCGCTTATTCCAGTCAACATTGCACTGCGTGAGAATACGCTGCGCCGTCGGCCGGCCGATACCGAAAACATAGGTTAGGGCGATTTCGATGCGCTTGTCGCGCGGGACATCTACGCCTGCAAAACGAGCCATGAACGAATTCCGGGGTTAGGGCGCGGGCGTTAGCCCTGACGCTGCTTGTGTTTCTTAATACGGGAGCACACGACGTAGATGCGGCCGCGACGGCGGACGATCTTGCAATGCTCGCAAATCTTCTTGACGGACGTACGGACTTTCATGATATTGAATCTGTCGCCGGGTTATTTGTAGCGGTACGTGATTCGCCCGCGGTTGAGATCATAAGGAGACAATTCCACGCTGACCTTGTCACCGGGCAGAATCTTGATAAAATGCATGCGCATTTTGCCCGAAATGTGACAGAGAACTTTGTGCCCGTTTTCCAATACCACACGGAATGTAGCGTTGGGCAGGCATTCCTCAATCACACCGTCAACCTTAATGGATTGTTCTTTAGAAATGCGAAACCTCTGATCTATAAAACTGTCAATACTTCAGCGGTGCCGTCGGTCACGACCAGCGTGTGCTCAAAGTGTGCCGCCGGCTTGCGGTCGCGAGTCAGCACATCCCAGTCGCCAATCATATCCACTTCCGGGCCGCCCATTGCGATCATCGGTTCGATCGCCAAAACCATGTTCTTTCTGAGAACCGGGCCTCTTCCCGGAGCACCGTAATTCGGAACCTGCGGATCTTCCCACAGGCTCTTTCCAATGCCGTGACCTACAAGCTCACGAATCACCGAAAATCCGTGTTTCTCCGCGTGCGTCTGAACCGCATGCCCTATGTTGGAGAGTCTCGCGCCGGCTTTCACCTCGGCAATCGCCAGATCCAGACACTCGCGCGTGATGCGAACCAGTTCCAGTCCGCGCGGCTCAACATTACCAATTGCGTAACTGCGGGCACTGTCGGAATAATACCCTTGATAAATCACGCCGATATCGAGGCCGATAATCTGCCCGCTCTCAATCGTACGTCCGCGCGGCATTCCGTGAACGATTTCCGCGTCTATTGAGAAACAAACTGAGTATGGAAATCGCGCTCCGTCCGCATTGGGGTGGTTCTTGAACGCGGGAATCGCACCCTGCGAACGAATCGTCTCTTCGACAACACGATCCACCTCATCGGCATTCGTCCCTTCGCGCATCAACGGTTCCGCAGCTTCAAATGCGCCAGCCAGTATCTTTCCGGCCTTGCGCATCAAGCGCAGTTCCGCTTCCGACTTAATATGAATCATTCTGTTGCGCTGTCAAGCTCGATGGCGATCCGAGCATAAACTTCATTGGTTGTACCGACGCCGGAAACGGTCTTCAACGCGCGCTTCCGCCGATAGTACTCAAGAAGAGGTGAAGTCTTCTCGCGATAGATGGCTAACCGTCTCTGTACCGTTTCGGGATGGTCATCCTCCCGCAGCACGACATTCGGAGTTTTGCCGTCGGGACATTGATGCGCCGTGAGCGCGTTCTTGTCAAGATTGAGATTGAACGTCGCACCGCAAGTGGTGCAAACCCGCCGGGAAGCCAAGCGCTCTACTATCAGCGCATCAGGAACGTCGATTGATATCACCAATGGCGGTGGCAAATCGAACTCGGCCAGCAACTTCTCCAGTGCGTCCGCCTGCGGGATCGTTCGAGGAAATCCGTCCAGGACAGCCCCGCGTGCCGTATCTGGTTTGTCAAGCCTACCGCGGACCAATTCAATGAGCAAGTCGTCCGAGACCAACTCGCCCCTGTCCATCGTCTCCCGCACCTGATTCCCTAACTCCGTTCCCGCCGCAATCTCGGCACGCAGGATGTCTCCGGTACTGATTTGCGGAATCTTCAGAGCCTCGGCAAGCTTCTTAGCCTGCGTGCCCTTCCCTACCCCCACCGCGCCGAGCAGGACGATCGAATAGCGGGTTACGGCGAGTCCGGGACACACAATGCTTACATTCTGCGGCGGCCCCGAATTCGGCCTGACTTCATCAAGCCGTCATAGTGCCGCATAACAAGGTGCGATTCAATCTGTTGAAGCGTATCCAGCGCGACGCCGACGATAATCAGCAGGCCGGTTCCGCCAAAGAACTGGGCAACATTGTAAGACACGCCGAAT
Protein-coding sequences here:
- the infA gene encoding translation initiation factor IF-1; translated protein: MSKEQSIKVDGVIEECLPNATFRVVLENGHKVLCHISGKMRMHFIKILPGDKVSVELSPYDLNRGRITYRYK
- the rpsM gene encoding 30S ribosomal protein S13 gives rise to the protein MARFAGVDVPRDKRIEIALTYVFGIGRPTAQRILTQCNVDWNKRTHQLSDDELAAIRAVIAELKLEGPLRSEIQMSIKRLMDVGCYRGLRHRKGLPVRGQNTKNNSRTRKGRKKNLMVKKKGK
- a CDS encoding DNA-directed RNA polymerase subunit alpha, whose protein sequence is MNGLNFQMPEAVEIDESTHTDTYGKFIVQPLERGYGVTIGNSLRRVLISSLQGAAIVTLKIDGVLHEFSTIHGISEDVTEMILNLKGVRFKLLNKKPDKIFVHLKGPKEFSARDLQIGNNDFEILNPDHHIATLNSEAEVKVELTIKKGRGYVPAEENRPSDAPIGTIPLDAIYSPIRNVTYTIENTRVGQRTDYEKLILEIWTDGSITPEDALSSAGRIMRDHIQLFINFDMKPEKDDDEDIDEETLQIRKLLRKPVEDLELSVRSANCLKEAKIRTIADLVRRDENEMLRFKNFGRKSLIELNEILKTKSLHFGMDVDKYLSPELEKK
- the rpmJ gene encoding 50S ribosomal protein L36 yields the protein MKVRTSVKKICEHCKIVRRRGRIYVVCSRIKKHKQRQG
- a CDS encoding adenylate kinase, which translates into the protein MVLLGAVGVGKGTQAKKLAEALKIPQISTGDILRAEIAAGTELGNQVRETMDRGELVSDDLLIELVRGRLDKPDTARGAVLDGFPRTIPQADALEKLLAEFDLPPPLVISIDVPDALIVERLASRRVCTTCGATFNLNLDKNALTAHQCPDGKTPNVVLREDDHPETVQRRLAIYREKTSPLLEYYRRKRALKTVSGVGTTNEVYARIAIELDSATE
- the rpsK gene encoding 30S ribosomal protein S11: MATSKKKGKRKKERVEDTGVVHVKSSFNNTLITVTDNYGNTISWASAGKMGLRGSRKNTPFAAQLATDNAVKAAMALGLKKVSVEVRGPGGGRDGAVRAIAASGLSISTIRDVTPLPHNGCRPPKRRRV
- the rpsD gene encoding 30S ribosomal protein S4 is translated as MARNRGPTDKICRRVGAQLYLKGQRVRNGKSAFDKKGYPPGMHGRNRRAKISEYGRQLLEKQKIRESYGLLERQFHRFFTVAQRQKGVTGENLMGMLESRLDNVVYRLGFAATRRQARQLVVHAHFQVNGKKVNIPSYILKANDRIKVRERSRKMEAIHSAMQLAAHGKMMPNLEVDRAKMEGLFLGPPARNDIPFEANEQLVVELYSR
- the map gene encoding type I methionyl aminopeptidase, encoding MIHIKSEAELRLMRKAGKILAGAFEAAEPLMREGTNADEVDRVVEETIRSQGAIPAFKNHPNADGARFPYSVCFSIDAEIVHGMPRGRTIESGQIIGLDIGVIYQGYYSDSARSYAIGNVEPRGLELVRITRECLDLAIAEVKAGARLSNIGHAVQTHAEKHGFSVIRELVGHGIGKSLWEDPQVPNYGAPGRGPVLRKNMVLAIEPMIAMGGPEVDMIGDWDVLTRDRKPAAHFEHTLVVTDGTAEVLTVL